In a single window of the Acidimicrobiia bacterium genome:
- the nhaA gene encoding Na+/H+ antiporter NhaA, with translation MDDERVYPTWLHSDRFVPRRFMQPVIRFTETEAASGIILLIAAAVALIWANAPFGETYATFWEETHLTFQIGEWFHFDESLQHFVNDGLMVLFFFVVGLEIKRELVVGELRDPKAAALPAIAALGGMVVPALIYIGFVWGTGGEAMNGWGIPMATDIAFSVGVVALLGSRVPTGAKLFLLALAIADDIGAITVIAVFYTDDMNLGWLGAAIGTLVVIEASKRSGVRSMVFYIPAGVVAWFCLLESGVHATLAGVALGLMTPARPLFSSDEFDNKSRRILDVYPARATTQAAREHVDYEAGQIISVAHESMAPLTRLEHKLLPWSSFVVVPIFALANAGVRFAGVDLVDAITHPVALGVGFGLLFGKMFGITLFTFAAVKFNIGKLPAGTTRAHVWGLALLAGIGFTVALFVASLAFDDPTLTDRAKTGIFLGSLLAGIAGYWLLRRMKPSTGIDNAVEDPATIRL, from the coding sequence GTGGACGATGAACGCGTATACCCAACCTGGCTTCATTCGGACCGGTTCGTCCCGCGCCGGTTCATGCAGCCGGTCATTCGATTCACGGAGACGGAAGCTGCCTCCGGGATCATCCTTCTCATCGCGGCGGCCGTCGCTTTGATCTGGGCAAATGCTCCATTCGGTGAGACGTACGCCACGTTTTGGGAAGAAACGCACCTCACCTTCCAGATCGGGGAGTGGTTCCATTTCGACGAGAGCCTCCAGCACTTCGTCAACGACGGACTCATGGTGCTGTTCTTCTTCGTCGTTGGACTCGAGATCAAACGCGAACTGGTCGTCGGCGAGTTGCGGGACCCGAAGGCGGCCGCCCTGCCGGCGATCGCCGCACTCGGAGGAATGGTCGTACCGGCGCTGATCTACATCGGCTTCGTGTGGGGCACAGGCGGCGAAGCGATGAACGGCTGGGGTATCCCGATGGCCACCGACATCGCCTTTTCAGTTGGTGTGGTGGCGCTGCTCGGTTCGCGAGTACCGACCGGAGCCAAGCTCTTCTTGCTGGCCCTGGCGATTGCAGACGACATAGGCGCCATCACGGTCATTGCGGTCTTCTATACCGACGACATGAACCTCGGATGGTTGGGGGCGGCCATCGGAACGCTCGTCGTCATCGAGGCTTCAAAGCGCTCGGGCGTCAGGAGCATGGTGTTCTACATACCGGCCGGAGTCGTTGCCTGGTTCTGCCTCCTCGAGTCCGGGGTGCACGCCACCCTGGCCGGCGTCGCGCTCGGTCTCATGACCCCGGCGCGTCCACTGTTCTCGAGCGATGAGTTCGACAACAAATCCCGCCGTATCCTCGATGTGTACCCGGCTCGAGCCACCACTCAGGCCGCCAGGGAGCACGTCGACTACGAGGCCGGCCAAATCATCTCTGTTGCACACGAGTCGATGGCACCACTCACGCGACTCGAGCACAAGTTGCTGCCGTGGAGTTCGTTTGTTGTCGTTCCGATCTTCGCTCTGGCCAATGCAGGCGTTCGATTCGCCGGGGTCGACCTCGTCGATGCCATCACCCATCCCGTTGCTCTCGGAGTAGGTTTCGGACTCCTCTTCGGCAAGATGTTCGGGATCACGCTGTTTACCTTCGCAGCGGTGAAGTTCAATATCGGAAAGCTTCCGGCCGGCACGACGAGAGCACACGTTTGGGGTCTCGCCCTTCTCGCCGGAATCGGATTCACGGTCGCTCTGTTCGTGGCGAGCCTGGCATTCGACGACCCGACACTGACCGATCGAGCCAAGACGGGGATCTTCCTGGGTTCGCTCCTGGCAGGCATTGCCGGCTACTGGCTGCTCCGTCGGATGAAACCATCCACCGGGATCGACAACGCGGTCGAAGATCCTGCCACCATCCGCCTCTAG
- a CDS encoding CoA-binding protein produces MNDSKTIDRLLTDTKTWAVVGLSANPDRASYRVAVRLQSIGMTVVPVNPLEDEILGEKSYPDLESIPFEVDVVDIFRRSELAGAHVDEAITIGARAVWMQLDVIDEEAAVRATDSGLDVVMDRCPAIELRRRGR; encoded by the coding sequence ATGAACGACTCCAAGACCATCGATCGTCTGCTCACCGATACGAAGACCTGGGCCGTTGTCGGGCTGTCAGCCAATCCTGATCGCGCTTCCTACCGGGTGGCTGTGCGGCTGCAGTCCATCGGGATGACGGTCGTTCCGGTCAATCCTTTGGAAGATGAGATCCTCGGTGAAAAGAGCTATCCCGATCTCGAATCGATTCCCTTCGAGGTAGATGTGGTGGACATCTTCCGTAGGTCTGAACTGGCCGGCGCCCACGTTGATGAGGCAATCACTATCGGTGCTAGGGCCGTCTGGATGCAGCTCGACGTGATCGACGAAGAGGCGGCCGTCCGGGCAACGGATTCGGGACTTGATGTCGTGATGGACCGCTGTCCGGCGATCGAGCTCAGACGCAGGGGTCGTTGA